In the Bacillus amyloliquefaciens DSM 7 = ATCC 23350 genome, ATGCGATAATAATATTGATCATGCCCAGCAGGAAATAGTTGATATAAAGACCCGCTGCCATTTTGGTGTATATGTTTTTCATGATGACATCCCCTAATGCGGTTAATAAAGAATTAATTTATTTTTTAAACTGATAAAAGCCTAGAACCATTCCCCTTTATTGAACCACTGCCTTTCTCTGAAAACTGGTTTGATAAAACGGCTGCAGAGACAAACGGATATACTCGCGTAACGCTGATACCAATCAAGTATATCGTTCTACTAAATAAAAAAATATAAGCGGCCCGCTCATTTAGTATATCGTTCTACCAAGTTCACAGTTACTATACTCCTTCTTTTTATATGTGTCAAACCGATGAACTTTTATTTTTCACTTTTTTAATTCAAAAAGACCCGCCGTTTTCGGCAGGTCTGACATGGGTTTATTTTCTGAGAGAGGCGAGCTCCTGGGCAATGGCCTGCATTTCACTCGGGCTGAATGATTCCTTTTTCATGACCATTTGATGAAGATATGTAAGATCTTCTATTTTTTCATCACTGAAATCTTCCGCTTTGATGACGCCGACATTGAGCATATTGAGCTTCTGCGAAATGTCTTCAATCATCTTGTTTAACGTTTCTGTTTGTTGGCTCGGCAAATTCATGCATCCTTTCATGACCGTTTTCGTATCCTTTATTCTAACAGAATTCATTTAGAATAAAAGCATATTTCCACAGCCGCAGAAAAGTTGCTAAGATGATGATAAGGTTTTTGATCCTCAAAATATGGGGAAAGAATAGGGAGGTTACGATATGGTACATGTTCTGTTTGTCTGTCTGGGAAATATTTTCCGGTCGCCTATGGCAGAGGCGGTATTTTCTGATATGGTAAAGAAAAACGGGCTGGAAGATCAGATTAACATTGATTCAGCGGGAATCGGCGCCTGGCATGCGGGAAATCCGCCGCATGAAGGGACAGAGGAGATTCTAAAGGAGAAAGGGATCAGCACAAGCGGCATCACGGCAAGGCAGGTCCGTGAGTCTGATCTGACCGATTTCGATTACGTCATTGCGATGGATGCTGAAAATATCGGACATCTGCGCAGCATGGCCGGTTATAAAAAAGAGGTGCCGCGTATCGCAAGGCTGCTTGATTATGTACCGGAGTCGGATCTTGCGGACGTGCCCGATCCGTACTATACCGGGAATTTCAGCGAGGTGTACGCGTTGATCGAGTCGGGATACCGTCATTTGCTGGACACAATTAAAAAAGACCATCATTTATAAGGGGGATTGACCGATGAAACAAACACGCTTCATGGCAAAAGCGATTCTGATCGGCGCTGCCGCCGGCGGAGCACTGTCATTATTACATAAGCCGACAAGAGAAGCATGTTTCCGGAATATGGACGCGTGCAGGCAGCGTGCAGCATTTTACCGGAAAAATCCTGAAGCCCTGAAACAGGAGGCTTCTGCAAAAATGGATCAAGTGAAAAACATCGCCAATACCGTATCGGACGATCTGAGTTTTTTAAACAGTCAGATCTCTAAGCTGAAGCAGACAACACCGCAGGTCATTGAGCTGTTAAAAGAAACGAAGGAGCATTTTTCGAAAAACGATCATTGAGGTGGGATGTCATGAGTTTTATGAAGGAGCTGTTTGCAAGGTTTTCTCTGCATGAAGGACAAAGTAAATCGGCGGAGCTGGCGTATTTTTTTCTGCTGTCATTGTTTCCGTTAATCATTTTCATACTGACGCTCACCGCCTATCTTCCCATATCGGCAGAAGACGTGCTCGGCGCAGTCGATCAATACGCGCCCGACAGCGCCATGTCCATGGTGAAATCCATTACGGAGCAAACGCTGAACAAACGCAGCGGCGGGCTTTTGTCATTCGGGATTATCGCCGTCATCTGGTCGGCTTCCAACGGTATGAATGCGATTGTCAGAGCATTTAACCATGCCTACGAAGTCGAAGAAAACCGCTCATTTATTATCCTTCGCCTGACCTCAATTTTTTTAACTATCGCGATGGTGGTTACGATTTTAATCGCACTGCTTCTGCCGGTGTTCGGCAGAGAAATCGGACTGCTGGCTGCAGATTTTATTGGCGCCCCCGGCCTGTTTTTGAAGGTGTGGTCGGTTGTCCGCTGGGGTATCAGTCCGCTTATCCTTTTAATCGTGTTCACGGCGCTTTACATTTTTGCGCCGAATAAAAGGCTTTCCCTCCGCTTTGTGCTGCCGGGAGCCGTATTTGCGGCAGCCGGCTGGATTATCGTCAGTATGCTGTTCTCATTTTACGTCGGCACCTTTGCCAACTACAGCGCCACATACGGGAGCATCGGGGGAATTATCGTCCTTATGATTTGGTTTTACCTGACGGGAACACTGCTGATTTTAGGAGGAGAAATCAACGCGCTTTTACATAAACGTAAAAAGCTTCCTGATGAAAATCCCTACCGCGGGAGCAAGCTATAGAGGAACGGATGACGTTCAAGCTGAAAACGGAGGGGAACCGATTATGACCAAGCATACGAAAAAAGGCGGAAGCCATAATAAACAAA is a window encoding:
- a CDS encoding DUF1128 domain-containing protein, producing MPSQQTETLNKMIEDISQKLNMLNVGVIKAEDFSDEKIEDLTYLHQMVMKKESFSPSEMQAIAQELASLRK
- a CDS encoding YihY family inner membrane protein yields the protein MSFMKELFARFSLHEGQSKSAELAYFFLLSLFPLIIFILTLTAYLPISAEDVLGAVDQYAPDSAMSMVKSITEQTLNKRSGGLLSFGIIAVIWSASNGMNAIVRAFNHAYEVEENRSFIILRLTSIFLTIAMVVTILIALLLPVFGREIGLLAADFIGAPGLFLKVWSVVRWGISPLILLIVFTALYIFAPNKRLSLRFVLPGAVFAAAGWIIVSMLFSFYVGTFANYSATYGSIGGIIVLMIWFYLTGTLLILGGEINALLHKRKKLPDENPYRGSKL
- a CDS encoding low molecular weight protein-tyrosine-phosphatase — encoded protein: MVHVLFVCLGNIFRSPMAEAVFSDMVKKNGLEDQINIDSAGIGAWHAGNPPHEGTEEILKEKGISTSGITARQVRESDLTDFDYVIAMDAENIGHLRSMAGYKKEVPRIARLLDYVPESDLADVPDPYYTGNFSEVYALIESGYRHLLDTIKKDHHL